The window GCAAAAGGGGACAAACAGGGGAGGCGGAAACCTTAGATCAGCACTGAATCAGATCGAATAGGGCCTAGTTAGGCATGTCCAGAGGGAGGCGGGGAAGGAGGAGACTTACGTGTAGTGCATCATAAGTCCTTGGATCTGAACCGGGGCTCCAGCTTGCCCTTGCCCTACCCCGACGGTGGTTGCCAACCTAGAGGAGGGAGAGAGACTGTGAATGGGAGACGGGGCGGCCAGGTTATGAGGAGGGAGTTATTCTAGTCGCACGAAGGGACGATGGTCCGCTTCCTCTTCTCCTTCTGTGGGTCGTGGGCTGAGAAAGGAGGAGTCAACCGAAGGGACGTCAAACACGGGGCATCAAATCTTGAACTGCACATCAGATGACGTGGACGTGCGATATGACATGGCACATCACTGATGTGGACAGTGTGCATGGTGAGAGAATAGAAAATAGTGAGAAGCAACTTCTTAGTAATGGTAGATGCAATTTAATCTGCTCTCAAGACAAGACAGTAAAAATGCAATTTACTCTCCTCTTGAAAATGCAATTTACTCTGCTCTCAAGAGGACAAACAATATGTGGTGGTACAAAAAGGGCATAATAATTGCAGTACCTCTTTTTTTTTTGAACGAAGGCTCGCGAaaagcccgactttgaattaacaaagccatcaaccgaccAGGAGTTACAACAGACAAACCAACTTACAACGGTCAGAATGATACAACGAGGAACACTGAAAAGTCTACTCACTACAACCTCCACAAGCCGCAATCAGCTAGTAAAGGCCAAGCACTCCACACTAGGATCATATGCAGAAACGGAGCAGCACATCAGGACATAGCCGACCTTCGAGGATGGACCGTGCTCCAGGAGCACCTAGAGAAGAAAGGAACCTACATCTTCCCTCTCAATCACCGAAGAGGGACCCTTCCCCCTCGCCATGGCTCGTAGGCGCCGCACCGTCGGGATTTCGAGAAGCTCACCCTAGAGCTGGAAGAATGTCTCCCTCGCCTCGCAAGGTGGACATGGGATGACCACATCGATTTGGGATATACCTCGCCGGCTGCTCCGCCACAGTCCATGCCCAACTAGTTGGAGATAAGTTTCAAGGAATCGGACGCCGCAGAGGAGGTAGCTCAATCCCTCTCCTGCAGAACCTCCCGACTGAGCCCCGCACCCTTGACGACGCCTCCAGCAAGGTCACGACGCACAAGGCGCCGCCGCTGCCAAATCCGCCGAGGATAAGGTTTTCACCCAGGCAGGGAGATCGGGGTGGAAAGCAGGGGACCTCGGCTGCGCTCCCATGGAGGAAAGCAGCGCCCTTGGGCATTGCCGGCGCCAGGCCGGCCGGACCGGCCAAGGTTTCCCCGGTTCCCTAACTGACCACCAACACGCACCAACGCCGGAGCCAGAGAACTAGCCCACACCGGAGGCGAGAGAGAGGCATCAGGGAAAAGGGATTTCACACCTCCAGATCTGACGAAGCAAATCACGCCGCGGCCGGATTCCACCAGCCACCCGCCGCCCGCGCGGCCGGGCGCGCTGGCCAGCACCCCCTACGAACGCCGCCCACCGCCCGACGACGTCACCTCTCCGGCAAGGGCCGCCGCCTCAGGAACCACGGGCCTCCAAGAGGGGGAGGAGCGCCGAGATcctcgccgccaccttcaccgGCGTCCGCGCGGGCTTCCCGGCGGCCGTCTCTGGTAGCggcgaggggaaggaagggggtagagggggtggcggcggtggcggaaccCTACTCGCCCCCGAGTCGCCTAAGGGGACGACGCGAGGGCCCTTGTGTCTTTTACAAACTTGCAGTACCTCTAACAACAAGTGTTTCTGAAAGCATAAGATGAAGAAACTCTTCGTCCAGAGATCCAAATATCCAATCGGTGACGGAACTTCCCAGGAGGAATTCAAAGGCTGTCTGTCATTCATCTGTCCAAACAAGTTAGTAACCGAGAGAGACACTAGATGAATGTCTATCGCAGTACCTCAAATATTGAGTTTTTTCGATAAGCTTCACTTTGAGATACAAGAAGTAGTGAAACTTCCCAGGAGAAAACAGTCGATGGCTGGACATAACTTCTCTTATCAAACTCAAGTTGTCGTGTGTCAAAATGCATCTTGTAAGCAGATTATTAATAGGCAAAAAGTTAAGTGCCACAGAGTGTAAGCTCCAAACAATTAGTGGTACACAACAAATTAAATTCTAGGAGTAACTTATTCGCATGGAAAACTTAATTACCTCACTGTTAGAAACTGGGTTAGCAGGGTTAGCATTGTAATCAACCTGTGTGCAATGGTGCAGCTGAGACAACAAAACACCTCTTCTGTGATGCTCCTTTATAGCAATAGCCATTCGAATGCCATAAGACGTTGTTCAGACATGCGAACAGATGCAGAACCAGACTTTATTTGGATTCTTTGTGTAAGTCCGGTCAAGGCCACATTGAACATCCCCCCGCAAAAAAAAGGCCACATTGAACATCTGAAACATCTGCAGGCAAACAAATGGGAAAATTCAAAAACCTCAACCACCCTTCACCCTTTGAAGGAGCAATTTCATGCTGAGGTTCATACCATCTACTTACCGAAAATGGGTTTTCCCCCggtttgtatacaaagcaaccaaccgacacAACCAACGATAGATGCTGGGGCGaaagcagcacagtcacgcccaaaaaaaatgaaagagaaaatacaagagaaacaaatgccgataacggcggatcgacaaaaaaacgaagaagcctcgtggCCGCTGCATCCTGCAGAGATCGCCCACCAAGCTCCGAGCCTCCGAAGCaccggtaccaatcaacacctccaagaaggaacgcgacgatgacgacgctgctgccaagggtttcccccggtacgcggtgaggagagaggaagggtagccccgacgccctccaggaaggtctggCGGCACCCTCATGCGCCACCGTGTCGGTGTTGGCCAAGCCAATAGGGATTTTTcccgatcccaaccttcacctcAATCACTCCGGAGCTCGCCACCAAACAAACCCCCACCCTGCGCCAACCCGGTCATGAAGCTTCCCACGCTGTCTCACCATGGCACCATGAAGCATggcctgcacaatgaagaagaggagccgggactagggcagcagcaccgtcggcacgcgggagggcagcTGACCGAACGCAATAGCAGGAACAGGCCAGGCCCGTGGCCGGACAAAGCCCGACCGGGATCTCCGAGACCCGTAAAGTTCCCGCCTTCGCGCTGCAGCCGGCACGCTGTCGGCGCCGCCGCCCCTGTCAAGCCGCTCCTCTGCCTCACCACGCAGGAGACAATGAAGCCACGCCGGGGACCGACCCGCTAAGACCTAGATGGGGCCCGCAAGGCCCAGATCTGAGCCGGGGACGCGCTGCTGGCCACCCCGCGCCGNNNNNNNNNNNNNNNNNNNNNNNNNNNNNNNNNNNNNNNNNNNNNNNNNNNNNNNNNNNNNNNNNNNNNNNNNNNNNNNNNNNNNNNNNNNNNNNNNNNNNNNNNNNNNNNNNNNNNNNNNNNNNNNNNNNNNNNNNNNNNNNNNNNNNNNNNNNNNNNNNNNNNNNNNNNNNNNNNNNNNNNNNNNNNNNNNNNNNNNNNNNNNNNNNNNNNNNNNNNNNNNNNNNNNNNNNNNNNNNNNNNNNNNNNNNNNNNNNNNNNNNNNNNNNNNNNNNNNNNNNNNNNNNNNNNNNNNNNNNNNNNNNNNNNNNNNNNNNNNNNNNNNNNNNNNNNNNNNNNNNNNNNGAGAGACGGGTCGACTTGGAGTGACTCGTCAGCATGtccttcctccctctcctttcCTGTTCGGCTCTTCCTTCCCCTCAATCAATCACAAATTCCACCATCTACTTACTAACCAGGGCCTACTTCTAGAACCTACAGTACATTAGTATTTTACCATGAGACAATAGTTCTGACAGGGAGTTAGTTGACACCCAAATCTGTAGCTTCTTCTCATGGATGCATATCGTCAAACACTTGACAGACGCACGAATTGCCTTACCATCGTCCACATCCGCGAGGCGAGGATGATGCTAATCTCGTCACGTACTGTACTTGTCTTTGTGAAGGTTGGCGGCTCCATCCCTGGACCAGAGGCACAGCGGCCGAGGAAGATCAGCGAGAACTCTGGCCGGCATCTCGCCACCGCGGCGGCGGGATGCAGGCACAGACGCGCCACCGCGGGAGATGCCCTGGAGATGTTCGAGGCGTGGGCCCAGGCCACCGACGAAGAGGAGGAGAGATCAGATACGGTGCGTCGCTGGTGGCTCCGGCGGTTGGaccacgggcggcggcggcggcggcgatcacgAGTCGAACTCGGATTGCGTGGTTTCTACGCGGCGGGGCATCGGGGGTCGATCTATATCAGCCGAGCTGCGGGGATAGATCGCACTTTTCCTTTGATCGACGAGCAAGCCGCCTCCTTGATAGATCACGCGCCGCGCGACGTTCTCCTGGCGACCTAGCAACCCGACGAGCTTCTCTCGACGGCGGCGAGCAAAGAATCCGGCAAGTTTTCTCTTTCTTCTCCGATCATCATTTGAATTTCAGCATCGCAATTGTTCCTTTTACTTGTTTCGCTTGTGCAATCACTTGGTCTCTCTGTTCTTTGCCGTGTCCTGTGTTTTGCAGAGATGGCTAGCCATGTCGCCGCGACTCTGCCGCCGTTGCTGCCTACCCCGGCGCGCTGCCACCTCCTGACGCCTCCTCCGGCGGTGTACACGGCTCGTGTGGAGCTGGACAGCAAGAAGCAGCAGCCTGGACGTGCCTCGATGAGCCGAAGCTGGATCAAGGACAAGGCCGACCTTCCTGGACGTGCTTCGCGGAGCTCCAGCTGGGCCACTGACAAGACGCTCCGCCGTGCCGAGAGTTTGAACGGCGGCGTGGAGCGCCTCGGCCGCGTGGAGACGCCGAGGGAGAACTGGAAGAGGCCGGCGAGCCGCACGCCATCCGCCGACCGGTGCGACAAGAAGCCGAGGCCTCCCACTGAGATGGTGGCAGCCTCGCAGGCATCAATCTCCGCTGGCCCGACGTCGTCGGTCGGCCTGCCCGAGAAGAAGGCAGAGCCTATGACTCAGATGGTGGCAGACTCGGTGGTGACATCCTTCGCTGGCCCTGCTCCGTCGATCGACCTGTCGGGAAAGAAGGCAAAGCCTGTGACTGAGATGGTGGCAGGCTCGGAGGCGACACTCTTCGCTGGTCCTGCGGCGTCGGTTGACCGGTCCGAGAAGAAGGCGATGCCTCCGACCGTGGTGGAGGCATCACCCTTCGCTGGCCTCGCTCCGTTGATCGACCAACCCGAGAAGAAGCCGAAGCCTCTGGCTAAGATGGAGATGGAGCCGGAGGCATCATTCTTCGCTGGCCCGACATTCATGGTGTCGCCGGATCCCAGCGAGCTTCCCATGCCGACCTTCATTATGTCGCCGGACCCGAGCGAGCTGCCCATGCCCACCTTCCTCTACAAGCACAAGGTCGCTAAAGTGTTAGCTAGATTAGTCGCTCCGATGCTCATTGATCAGCAAGATTGAAGCTGCTTTCAGTATGTGGCTAGGTGGATTATGCTGATCAACAAGGAGATTGAAGCTGTTTTCAGTAGTACAGTATGTAGCTAGGTGGACATGATTAATACCATCACCATTTAGTATTATCGAGCTTGGCACTGATCTTATCTGCGATGGAATGAAATGAAATGATGGTGTTGTGCATTCTGCAAATAAGTGTCCGACAGACACGGCATACTCTGCAACAGAGACATTCTCGCAAACACCTTCAGGGCGTCAGCAGGACAGGCGGCCGCGTGGTGACTAGCTTTGATGAGGAGCAGCACATCTTTGGGCCTCGGCTGCATATCTGTCTCTGTCCCTCAGGacccgtgcccgtgcccgtgcccgtgccaACTGCTTGATCGCCGTGACGTATAGTATACCGTGACCCGTGCCCGTCAGCGGTGCGGGTCTTTGCCCAGCAAGTGTTCGACGAAACGCCTCAGTCGCCGCAGGGCCGGCAGCCGCGTTCCCTGACCTCCCCGCCGGGTCGCCGTACAACCGGCGTCTCACCCGCAGGCGCGTCTCACGTCGCCCAGCGGCCAGATCCCCCCAACGCCGCCGACAGCCACTCGCCCTCCTCGCCATCTTCAAGCTCTGACCCGTGGCAGTGCACCTCAACCTGGGGCTCGACGAGCCAGCGGTGGCTATGgccgcctgctgctgctgctaggAGCCCGGCCCGCAACCACAATAGCATGCCCACCAGACACCAAGTCTGTTGAATCAATGTCTCTCACTAACACTGCGAGCTGGAATTATGCAAGTGGAAGGTGAATTTTCCACAGCTCCTGGCACACCTTTTCATTTTGAAGCTTACAACCTTTATGCCTGCAATAGTTTGGAGTTGGAAGGCAGTGTTGTGAAGCAAGCTTTAGCCTTTACCTCAGGCCAACAAGCCATCTAGAATGGTCATTGTTCAAAAAATAGTGGGGTCTCTGTTTGTGTGAATTTGAGATGGTGATGCTTATATTTGTTTCTGGCCTTGGCGCTCAACAATTTTATACTGGACTAGTCTGACTCATAgaacgattttttttctagaaCTGCATTCGTTCATACATCAAAACGACATACTGTCATTGTAAGTATTTACTATTTAGGTGGATCGTGTTCATGCATTACAGATCTTGCATGCTTGAGGTTATAATATTATGTCCTTAGAGTATTAAGTGCTTAGATAGCTGGCATATTTAGTCAATAGTACTAGGAAGTGAtcttgcattttttttgtttttcattctgTGTTAGGCAAAAAACAATATGTAGTCTTGATTACTTTTTC is drawn from Triticum dicoccoides isolate Atlit2015 ecotype Zavitan chromosome 6B, WEW_v2.0, whole genome shotgun sequence and contains these coding sequences:
- the LOC119320038 gene encoding uncharacterized protein LOC119320038, with translation MASHVAATLPPLLPTPARCHLLTPPPAVYTARVELDSKKQQPGRASMSRSWIKDKADLPGRASRSSSWATDKTLRRAESLNGGVERLGRVETPRENWKRPASRTPSADRCDKKPRPPTEMVAASQASISAGPTSSVGLPEKKAEPMTQMVADSVVTSFAGPAPSIDLSGKKAKPVTEMVAGSEATLFAGPAASVDRSEKKAMPPTVVEASPFAGLAPLIDQPEKKPKPLAKMEMEPEASFFAGPTFMVSPDPSELPMPTFIMSPDPSELPMPTFLYKHKVAKVLARLVAPMLIDQQD